In Salvelinus sp. IW2-2015 linkage group LG23, ASM291031v2, whole genome shotgun sequence, a genomic segment contains:
- the LOC111950632 gene encoding enolase-phosphatase E1 isoform X1: MASVRDLQARRVENNNTRTLFNSEGVYEAAEDNSSQLILENPDPDIVKTISHYFEAALSGQKYVLPHPVTDHGTESSADSRDSGDSLFITQVPVSEVVRSVRRCHSKERSEFTCTIESEEESGEEDGPATPQRKQQVSHAMKHHKRKAEKHGLKKYSFPFLGSVYRSKPLSSRERTYRNTHLPLLKSVTFSSKAIGGFFRCVKTLKKFSKGKATLASALPNRYLDEEGELSPLSEQEVESEGSDDDIRVVENTLLMPFLKKKNRQTWCHPSSEAEKQCRKFSSVSKYFTKDSTSVSKDSTAKTKKRSTKKTQHLPHVKQTLSLVSKMIKDTPSKQSFAGSQRILPEKCNMAEKETNPESMSCVRRCSSGRSLVRNETQEPGIHLAENTDGQEENDNMDISLTEWKTMLNIGFVSEEVEGTRIDQAVDITSSPINEVQESEGSCLERTQVGRAMTPSVTEQSPDRDHQNQTRETEADPGTKGHNPPSTEPELTNDCTNVDVGGDYEQKGKKRKKKNRKIEGGDDESIEDRVVQPPCQEAPDYQELVTCVSTSPIQGGEATERTQDNKAEHSVSASGEMITPQKKKRKKERRRDSPCHADTDIGLKQEENPKLSSHAGGGAIVQNEDIELKKMKKKYKNSTAHAILEEGPEKGHFLNLSLESQLDEVIGPQKGTNISTLPEDTVTNLQVNATDIRQKTIECSIVQLTKLVAQRKKHKTMAPIDNSLAQSDGTIYFRKKKKAKKDGDSCSNEMVGNYTEIPLTTSTLSQSGQIDTLEKKKRKRDKKQNSDIHEDSEARPKENVVSHERSEDKVTEKKRKKKKRRKSSTDDGAVVQLQEDNIQKFHITLKSTVSESNDTVPPRKKRKKDRDLVTPLSTEERRQKDSIPPETDEITSPRKIKKKKRDGSKDTCSVIHKDTAAPLEKESIGISLEGCERSALTPDDTVSQRKNKKNKNSLTKHDPEGRLKNDATKISQRMSATVKNSRPEEKKEIDTTEVRLEAESAFISSERKRKKTKRRKSTDYEVPAVGHQDNDYTAILIETTQSXMTQYTETESQKKKKKKRNDNTAMLIETTQSSMTQYTETESQKKKKKKRYDNTAMLIETTQSSMTQYTETESQKKKKKKKRNDNTAMLIETTQSSMTQYTETESQKKKKINRKSNKESVAPKHTDGRQTGEMSEATSDCLPLPQINPDPVSISHELVSSAEKKKKKKKKKHGKDANQDYLATEHIDSVVMT, from the exons ATGGCTTCTGTCAGGGACCTGCAAGCTCGACGAgttgaaaataataatacacGCACTCTGTTTAACTCAGAAGGCGTTTATGAAGCAGCAGAAGATAATTCATCCCAGCTCATTCTGGAGAACCCCGATCCTGATATCGTCAAAACAATCTCACATTATTTCGAGGCTGCTCTCAGTGGGCAGAAATATGTGTTACCCCATCCCGTCACAGACCATGGCACTGAGTCTTCAGCAGACAG TAGGGATTCAGGGGACAGCCTGTTCATAACTCAAGTGCCAGTGTCTGAGGTGGTGAGGTCTGTGAGAAGATGTCACTCAAAGGAGAGGTCAGAGTTCACATGTACCATAGAATCAGAGGAGGAGAGCGGGGAGGAAGATGGACCTGCCACTCCCCAAAGGAAGCAGCAGGTCTCACATGCAATGAAACATCACAAGAGGAAAGCAGAGAAGCATGGCCTGAAAAAGTACTCCTTTCCCTTCCTGGGGAGCGTTTACAGAAGTAAACCCCTATCTAGTCGAGAGAGGacttacagaaacacacacctacCACTATTAAAGAGTGTGACCTTCTCG AGTAAGGCAATTGGAGGCTTTTTTAGATGCGTCAAAACACTGAAGAAGTTCTCTAAAGGAAAAGCGACTTTAGCCTCAGCTTTACCAAACAGATATCTGGATGAGGAAGGTGAACTGTCTCCACTGTCAGA ACAGGAGGTGGAATCTGAAGGTAGTGATGATGACATCAGAGTGGTG GAAAATACACTTTTAATGCCATTCCTGAAAAAGAAAAATAGGCAAACTTGGTGTCATCCATCATCTGAAGCTGAAAAGCAATGCAGAAAGTTTTCATCTGTAAGCAAATACTTCACCAAAGACTCCACATCAGTAAGCAAAGACTCCACCGCCAAGACAAAGAAACGGAGCACAAAGAAAACACAACACCTCCCTCATGTTAAACAAACTCTTTCCTTGGTTTCCAAAATGATTAAAGACACACCATCAAAGCAGAGTTTTGCTGGTTCACAGCGAATCTTACCTGAGAAATGTAACATGGCAGAAAAAGAGACTAACCCAGAGTCAATGAGTTGCGTTAGGAGATGTTCATCTGGTAGGAGTTTGGTCCGCAATGAAACACAAGAACCTGGGATACATTTAGCTGARAATACAGATGGACAGGAAGAGAACGACAACATGGACATTTCATTGACAGAATGGAAGACAATGCTGAATATCGGATTTGTCAGTGAGGAAGTAGAGGGGACTAGAATAGACCAGGCAGTGGACATAACGAGTTCACCTATTAATGAAGTGCAGGAAAGTGAAGGAAGCTGTTTGGAGAGGACCCAAGTGGGCAGAGCCATGACCCCCAGTGTGACTGAGCAGAGCCCTGATCGTGACCATCAGAACCAGACAAGAGAAACAGAGGCTGATCCTGGAACTAAAGGTCACAACCCCCCTTCAACAGAACCAGAGCTCACAAATGACTGTACAAATGTTGATGTTGGGGGAGATTATGAACAGaagggaaagaagaggaagaaaaagaacAGGAAAATAGAGGGAGGAGATGATGAAAGTATAGAGGACCGAGTTGTGCAGCCTCCATGCCAAGAGGCTCCAGATTATCAGGAACTAGTCACCTGTGTGAGTACAAGCCCCATACAGGGAGGAGAGGCTACTGAGAGAACCCAGGATAACAAGGCAGAGCATTCTGTTTCCGCGTCTGGTGAAATGATTACGCCacagaaaaagaagagaaaaaaggagaggaggagggattcACCATGCCATGCTGATACAGATATAGGCCTAAAACAGGAAGAGAACCCCAAGCTATCATCCCATGCTGGAGGTGGTGCTATAGTTCAGAACGAAGACATAGAACTgaagaaaatgaagaaaaagTATAAGAATTCCACAGCACATGCCATCCTGGAGGAAGGACCAGAAAAAGGACATTTTCTGAATTTGAGTTTGGAATCACAGTTAGATGAGGTAATAGGACCCCAAAAGGGAACAAACATTTCAACCCTCCCTGAAGATACTGTCACAAACCTACAGGTAAATGCTACTGATATAAGACAGAAAACAATTGAGTGCTCTATAGTCCAACTTACTAAATTGGTAGCCCAGAGAAAGAAGCATAAAACCATGGCACCAATAGACAATTCTTTGGCACAGAGTGACGGCACAATTTATTTTAGGAAAAAGAAAAAGGCAAAGAAAGATGGGGATTCCTGCAGCAATGAAATGGTGGGAAATTATACTGAAATTCCTCTGACTACAAGTACTTTATCTCAATCTGGTCAAATCGATACACTGGAGAAGAAAAAACGCAAACGAGATAAGAAACAGAATTCTGACATTCATGAAGATTCTGAGGCCAGACCCAAAGAGAATGTTGTGAGCCATGAGAGGTCTGAAGACAAGGTCAcggagaagaagaggaaaaagaagaagaggaggaaatcttCAACTGACGATGGCGCCGTTGTTCAACTACAAGAGGATAATATTCAAAAATTCCATATCACCCTCAAGAGTACTGTGTCTGAATCCAATGACACTGTGCCACCAAGAAAAAAGCGAAAGAAAGATAGGGATTTAGTAACTCCTTTGAGCACAGAGGAGAGACGTCAAAAGGACAGCATACCACCTGAAACAGATGAGATCACTAGCCCAAGAAAGATAAAGAAGAAAAAGCGAGATGGGTCTAAAGACACTTGTTCTGTCATACACAAGGATACAGCAGCTCCACTGGAAAAAGAGAGTATTGGCATATCTTTGGAGGGGTGTGAGAGGTCTGCTTTGACTCCAGATGACACAGTTTCTcagagaaaaaataagaaaaataagaaTTCCCTCACCAAACATGATCCTGAGGGAAGACTGAAAAATGATGCAACTAAAATATCTCAGAGGATGAGCGCAACTGTAAAAAATTCTAGAccagaagagaaaaaagagataGATACAACTGAAGTGAGACTTGAAGCTGAAAGTGCCTTTATatcctcagagagaaagaggaaaaagacAAAGAGGCGGAAATCCACTGATTACGAAGTACCAGCGGTAGGACATCAAGATAATGATTACACTGCAATATTAATTGAAACGACTCAGAGTTRTATGACCCAATACACAGAAACAGagtcacagaagaagaagaagaagaaaagaaatgaTAACACTGCAATGCTAATTGAAACAACCCAGAGTTCTATGACCCAATACACAGAAACAGAGTcacagaaaaagaagaagaagaaaagatatGATAACACTGCAATGCTAATTGAAACGACRCAGAGTTCTATGACCCAATACACAGAAACAGagtcacagaagaagaagaagaagaagaaaagaaatgaTAACACTGCAATGCTAATTGAAACAACCCAGAGTTCTATGACCCAATACACAGAAACAGagtcacagaagaagaagaaaataaatagaaaatctaACAAGGAATCAGTTGCCCCGAAGCACACAGATGGAAGACAGACCGGGGAGATGTCAGAGGCGACGTCAGACTGTCTGCCTTTACCACAGATTAATCCTGATCCTGTATCAATCTCCCATGAACTGGTTTCatcagcagagaagaagaagaagaagaagaaaaagaagcatGGAAAAGATGCAAATCAGGATTACCTCGCAACCGAACACATTGACTCAGTGGTGATGACATGA
- the LOC111950632 gene encoding enolase-phosphatase E1 isoform X2, with amino-acid sequence MASVRDLQARRVENNNTRTLFNSEGVYEAAEDNSSQLILENPDPDIVKTISHYFEAALSGQKYVLPHPVTDHGTESSADRDSGDSLFITQVPVSEVVRSVRRCHSKERSEFTCTIESEEESGEEDGPATPQRKQQVSHAMKHHKRKAEKHGLKKYSFPFLGSVYRSKPLSSRERTYRNTHLPLLKSVTFSSKAIGGFFRCVKTLKKFSKGKATLASALPNRYLDEEGELSPLSEQEVESEGSDDDIRVVENTLLMPFLKKKNRQTWCHPSSEAEKQCRKFSSVSKYFTKDSTSVSKDSTAKTKKRSTKKTQHLPHVKQTLSLVSKMIKDTPSKQSFAGSQRILPEKCNMAEKETNPESMSCVRRCSSGRSLVRNETQEPGIHLAENTDGQEENDNMDISLTEWKTMLNIGFVSEEVEGTRIDQAVDITSSPINEVQESEGSCLERTQVGRAMTPSVTEQSPDRDHQNQTRETEADPGTKGHNPPSTEPELTNDCTNVDVGGDYEQKGKKRKKKNRKIEGGDDESIEDRVVQPPCQEAPDYQELVTCVSTSPIQGGEATERTQDNKAEHSVSASGEMITPQKKKRKKERRRDSPCHADTDIGLKQEENPKLSSHAGGGAIVQNEDIELKKMKKKYKNSTAHAILEEGPEKGHFLNLSLESQLDEVIGPQKGTNISTLPEDTVTNLQVNATDIRQKTIECSIVQLTKLVAQRKKHKTMAPIDNSLAQSDGTIYFRKKKKAKKDGDSCSNEMVGNYTEIPLTTSTLSQSGQIDTLEKKKRKRDKKQNSDIHEDSEARPKENVVSHERSEDKVTEKKRKKKKRRKSSTDDGAVVQLQEDNIQKFHITLKSTVSESNDTVPPRKKRKKDRDLVTPLSTEERRQKDSIPPETDEITSPRKIKKKKRDGSKDTCSVIHKDTAAPLEKESIGISLEGCERSALTPDDTVSQRKNKKNKNSLTKHDPEGRLKNDATKISQRMSATVKNSRPEEKKEIDTTEVRLEAESAFISSERKRKKTKRRKSTDYEVPAVGHQDNDYTAILIETTQSXMTQYTETESQKKKKKKRNDNTAMLIETTQSSMTQYTETESQKKKKKKRYDNTAMLIETTQSSMTQYTETESQKKKKKKKRNDNTAMLIETTQSSMTQYTETESQKKKKINRKSNKESVAPKHTDGRQTGEMSEATSDCLPLPQINPDPVSISHELVSSAEKKKKKKKKKHGKDANQDYLATEHIDSVVMT; translated from the exons ATGGCTTCTGTCAGGGACCTGCAAGCTCGACGAgttgaaaataataatacacGCACTCTGTTTAACTCAGAAGGCGTTTATGAAGCAGCAGAAGATAATTCATCCCAGCTCATTCTGGAGAACCCCGATCCTGATATCGTCAAAACAATCTCACATTATTTCGAGGCTGCTCTCAGTGGGCAGAAATATGTGTTACCCCATCCCGTCACAGACCATGGCACTGAGTCTTCAGCAGACAG GGATTCAGGGGACAGCCTGTTCATAACTCAAGTGCCAGTGTCTGAGGTGGTGAGGTCTGTGAGAAGATGTCACTCAAAGGAGAGGTCAGAGTTCACATGTACCATAGAATCAGAGGAGGAGAGCGGGGAGGAAGATGGACCTGCCACTCCCCAAAGGAAGCAGCAGGTCTCACATGCAATGAAACATCACAAGAGGAAAGCAGAGAAGCATGGCCTGAAAAAGTACTCCTTTCCCTTCCTGGGGAGCGTTTACAGAAGTAAACCCCTATCTAGTCGAGAGAGGacttacagaaacacacacctacCACTATTAAAGAGTGTGACCTTCTCG AGTAAGGCAATTGGAGGCTTTTTTAGATGCGTCAAAACACTGAAGAAGTTCTCTAAAGGAAAAGCGACTTTAGCCTCAGCTTTACCAAACAGATATCTGGATGAGGAAGGTGAACTGTCTCCACTGTCAGA ACAGGAGGTGGAATCTGAAGGTAGTGATGATGACATCAGAGTGGTG GAAAATACACTTTTAATGCCATTCCTGAAAAAGAAAAATAGGCAAACTTGGTGTCATCCATCATCTGAAGCTGAAAAGCAATGCAGAAAGTTTTCATCTGTAAGCAAATACTTCACCAAAGACTCCACATCAGTAAGCAAAGACTCCACCGCCAAGACAAAGAAACGGAGCACAAAGAAAACACAACACCTCCCTCATGTTAAACAAACTCTTTCCTTGGTTTCCAAAATGATTAAAGACACACCATCAAAGCAGAGTTTTGCTGGTTCACAGCGAATCTTACCTGAGAAATGTAACATGGCAGAAAAAGAGACTAACCCAGAGTCAATGAGTTGCGTTAGGAGATGTTCATCTGGTAGGAGTTTGGTCCGCAATGAAACACAAGAACCTGGGATACATTTAGCTGARAATACAGATGGACAGGAAGAGAACGACAACATGGACATTTCATTGACAGAATGGAAGACAATGCTGAATATCGGATTTGTCAGTGAGGAAGTAGAGGGGACTAGAATAGACCAGGCAGTGGACATAACGAGTTCACCTATTAATGAAGTGCAGGAAAGTGAAGGAAGCTGTTTGGAGAGGACCCAAGTGGGCAGAGCCATGACCCCCAGTGTGACTGAGCAGAGCCCTGATCGTGACCATCAGAACCAGACAAGAGAAACAGAGGCTGATCCTGGAACTAAAGGTCACAACCCCCCTTCAACAGAACCAGAGCTCACAAATGACTGTACAAATGTTGATGTTGGGGGAGATTATGAACAGaagggaaagaagaggaagaaaaagaacAGGAAAATAGAGGGAGGAGATGATGAAAGTATAGAGGACCGAGTTGTGCAGCCTCCATGCCAAGAGGCTCCAGATTATCAGGAACTAGTCACCTGTGTGAGTACAAGCCCCATACAGGGAGGAGAGGCTACTGAGAGAACCCAGGATAACAAGGCAGAGCATTCTGTTTCCGCGTCTGGTGAAATGATTACGCCacagaaaaagaagagaaaaaaggagaggaggagggattcACCATGCCATGCTGATACAGATATAGGCCTAAAACAGGAAGAGAACCCCAAGCTATCATCCCATGCTGGAGGTGGTGCTATAGTTCAGAACGAAGACATAGAACTgaagaaaatgaagaaaaagTATAAGAATTCCACAGCACATGCCATCCTGGAGGAAGGACCAGAAAAAGGACATTTTCTGAATTTGAGTTTGGAATCACAGTTAGATGAGGTAATAGGACCCCAAAAGGGAACAAACATTTCAACCCTCCCTGAAGATACTGTCACAAACCTACAGGTAAATGCTACTGATATAAGACAGAAAACAATTGAGTGCTCTATAGTCCAACTTACTAAATTGGTAGCCCAGAGAAAGAAGCATAAAACCATGGCACCAATAGACAATTCTTTGGCACAGAGTGACGGCACAATTTATTTTAGGAAAAAGAAAAAGGCAAAGAAAGATGGGGATTCCTGCAGCAATGAAATGGTGGGAAATTATACTGAAATTCCTCTGACTACAAGTACTTTATCTCAATCTGGTCAAATCGATACACTGGAGAAGAAAAAACGCAAACGAGATAAGAAACAGAATTCTGACATTCATGAAGATTCTGAGGCCAGACCCAAAGAGAATGTTGTGAGCCATGAGAGGTCTGAAGACAAGGTCAcggagaagaagaggaaaaagaagaagaggaggaaatcttCAACTGACGATGGCGCCGTTGTTCAACTACAAGAGGATAATATTCAAAAATTCCATATCACCCTCAAGAGTACTGTGTCTGAATCCAATGACACTGTGCCACCAAGAAAAAAGCGAAAGAAAGATAGGGATTTAGTAACTCCTTTGAGCACAGAGGAGAGACGTCAAAAGGACAGCATACCACCTGAAACAGATGAGATCACTAGCCCAAGAAAGATAAAGAAGAAAAAGCGAGATGGGTCTAAAGACACTTGTTCTGTCATACACAAGGATACAGCAGCTCCACTGGAAAAAGAGAGTATTGGCATATCTTTGGAGGGGTGTGAGAGGTCTGCTTTGACTCCAGATGACACAGTTTCTcagagaaaaaataagaaaaataagaaTTCCCTCACCAAACATGATCCTGAGGGAAGACTGAAAAATGATGCAACTAAAATATCTCAGAGGATGAGCGCAACTGTAAAAAATTCTAGAccagaagagaaaaaagagataGATACAACTGAAGTGAGACTTGAAGCTGAAAGTGCCTTTATatcctcagagagaaagaggaaaaagacAAAGAGGCGGAAATCCACTGATTACGAAGTACCAGCGGTAGGACATCAAGATAATGATTACACTGCAATATTAATTGAAACGACTCAGAGTTRTATGACCCAATACACAGAAACAGagtcacagaagaagaagaagaagaaaagaaatgaTAACACTGCAATGCTAATTGAAACAACCCAGAGTTCTATGACCCAATACACAGAAACAGAGTcacagaaaaagaagaagaagaaaagatatGATAACACTGCAATGCTAATTGAAACGACRCAGAGTTCTATGACCCAATACACAGAAACAGagtcacagaagaagaagaagaagaagaaaagaaatgaTAACACTGCAATGCTAATTGAAACAACCCAGAGTTCTATGACCCAATACACAGAAACAGagtcacagaagaagaagaaaataaatagaaaatctaACAAGGAATCAGTTGCCCCGAAGCACACAGATGGAAGACAGACCGGGGAGATGTCAGAGGCGACGTCAGACTGTCTGCCTTTACCACAGATTAATCCTGATCCTGTATCAATCTCCCATGAACTGGTTTCatcagcagagaagaagaagaagaagaagaaaaagaagcatGGAAAAGATGCAAATCAGGATTACCTCGCAACCGAACACATTGACTCAGTGGTGATGACATGA